One window of the Burkholderia ubonensis subsp. mesacidophila genome contains the following:
- a CDS encoding autotransporter domain-containing protein: MSRMRTRKIREPLPRFLLPTGVCLALSGAGIVPAYATCSTAGTTVTCSGVANPLQPSYANSANNINATVNPGASVGVLLGVGGTAMSLTGNNTTLTNNGTIDPSALGSGLGVLSSGAVVGNASASISTNVINNGTMNGSTGVAVSGVTGMALSVQNGTGGTSHITNTGTIGSNPLVGATLVGADAPVVAAYGGGKVEMTNSGTINGRVSFGSNGTPGQGNTFVNSGTINGGVSMGANSNNTFTAVTGSSVNAAGGTGGAFNITVGPNTLNVAQTGIVDGGAGGNNTLVLQQGTPANGTIAVNNYINFNHLNLTSGNWTINGASTAQDATLAGGVAIINNNASLGTGNITASGGALQAGTAGLNVANTVTLTGGGLTVQGATGLTLSGTVSGGGALTKNDGGTLTLSGANNFTGGTNLNGGGLVVGNNASLGTGDLNVNASASLDTSTNVTLSNTVNLANSSTLTIGGSNDLGLAGAINGNGGLVKNGAGRTTLSGVNTYTGGTTINAGTLAIGLGGSLAATGTVNLANAGAAFDISAGGAQTIGGLTGVAGTNVSLGGNTLTLAGSGNATYNGAIGGPGSLTLAGSGTQTLNGASTYTGGTNLNGGSLVLGNNAALGVGVVNVGGAATLDTTTSMTLGNAINLGTGTALTLGGSNALGLSGPISGGGGLVKNGDTTTTLTGANNYTGGTTINAGTLAIGLGGSLAATGTVNLANAGAAFDISEGGAQTIGGLAGVAGTNVSLGGNTLTLAGSGNATYNGTIGGAGSLTLAGTGTQTLTGANVFTGGTNLNGGSLVLGNNAALGVGVVNVGGAATLDTTTSMTLGNAVNLGTGASLALGGSNALALSGTISGGGGLVKNGAATTTLTGANNYTGGTTINAGTLALGEGGSLASTGAVNLAGTGATFDASGATGAQTIGALSGVAGTNVNLGANALALNGNGAAFGGTIAGSAGVTVASGTQVLTGSNTYTGGTTIAAGGTLQLGNGGTSGSVAGNIANNGALVFNQSGNVTVASVLSGTGSLTQAGSGQLTLTGTSTLSGPTTVGAGTLAVNGSLAASTVTVQGGATVTGTGTIGGLVVSSGGTASLSQPGQALNVAGNVTFQPGSTMQVATTPQQSGSLAATGSATLNGGNVQVIASQASYQANQQYTIMSAGGGVTGQFAGVSSTYAFVTPTLSYDASHVYLQLSTNGTSFTSVATTPNEVAVAQAIGSLKDGNPVYDSVLVADAPTARTAFRQLDGEFYASAKSMLMTDSRYVRDAVSDRVRQGLAAGSGPLAALSSGGSALCDDTGAAAARGNALPPERRLGSHAGCVSNVPYRPVVWGQGFGGRSRLAGDGNASTINRSMTGFIAGADMALNDRTRVGLAGSVTHSSLDNDQASSASLNSYSVVLYGGAQFDALGVRGGAAYTWHRINADRHPSYAGFSDSNSASYDANTAQVFGEVGYALPVGRFALEPFAGLAYVRLHTNAYTESGGAAALSTGSDTSHVGFSTLGVRAATELGVLATSALTAHTTVGWRHAFGNVRPTSTFAFAAGSTSFQVAGVPIARDSAVLELGLDASVTKNLTLGVSYSGQFGSGVRDNAVLGNILWKF; this comes from the coding sequence ATGAGCCGCATGCGTACGAGAAAAATCAGAGAGCCACTTCCGCGATTCCTGCTGCCCACCGGCGTCTGCCTTGCGCTCAGCGGGGCCGGCATCGTGCCCGCGTACGCGACCTGCAGCACGGCGGGCACCACCGTGACCTGCTCGGGCGTCGCCAACCCGCTCCAGCCGAGCTATGCGAACAGCGCGAACAACATCAACGCGACCGTCAACCCGGGCGCGAGCGTCGGCGTGCTGCTCGGCGTCGGCGGCACGGCGATGTCGCTGACGGGCAACAACACCACGCTGACCAACAACGGCACGATCGACCCGTCGGCGCTCGGCTCGGGGCTCGGCGTGCTGTCGAGCGGCGCGGTCGTCGGCAACGCGTCGGCGAGCATTTCGACCAACGTCATCAACAACGGCACGATGAACGGCTCGACCGGGGTCGCGGTCAGCGGCGTGACGGGCATGGCGCTGTCGGTCCAGAACGGCACGGGCGGCACGTCGCACATCACGAACACAGGCACGATCGGCTCGAACCCGCTGGTCGGCGCGACCCTCGTCGGCGCGGATGCGCCCGTGGTCGCCGCGTACGGCGGCGGCAAGGTCGAGATGACGAACAGCGGGACGATCAACGGCCGCGTCTCGTTCGGCTCGAACGGCACGCCCGGGCAGGGCAACACGTTCGTGAACTCGGGCACGATCAACGGCGGCGTGTCGATGGGCGCGAACAGCAACAACACGTTCACCGCGGTCACCGGCTCGTCGGTCAACGCGGCGGGCGGCACCGGGGGCGCGTTCAACATCACGGTCGGCCCGAACACGCTCAACGTGGCGCAGACAGGCATCGTCGACGGCGGCGCGGGCGGCAACAACACCCTCGTGCTGCAGCAGGGCACCCCCGCGAACGGCACGATCGCGGTCAACAACTACATCAACTTCAATCACCTGAACCTCACGAGCGGCAACTGGACGATCAACGGCGCGTCCACCGCGCAGGACGCGACGCTGGCGGGCGGCGTCGCGATCATCAACAACAACGCGTCGCTCGGCACCGGCAACATCACGGCCTCCGGCGGCGCGCTGCAGGCGGGCACGGCGGGGCTCAACGTCGCCAACACCGTGACGCTCACCGGGGGCGGGCTGACGGTGCAGGGCGCGACCGGGCTTACGCTGTCGGGCACGGTGTCGGGCGGCGGCGCGCTGACGAAGAACGACGGCGGCACGCTGACGCTGTCGGGGGCGAACAACTTTACGGGCGGCACGAACCTGAACGGCGGCGGCCTGGTGGTCGGCAACAATGCGTCGCTCGGCACCGGCGACCTGAACGTCAATGCGTCGGCGTCGCTCGACACGAGCACGAACGTGACGCTCAGCAACACGGTCAATCTCGCCAACAGCTCGACGCTGACGATCGGCGGCAGCAACGATCTCGGGCTGGCCGGCGCGATCAACGGCAACGGCGGCCTCGTGAAGAACGGCGCGGGGAGGACGACGCTGAGCGGCGTGAACACGTACACGGGCGGCACGACGATCAACGCCGGCACGCTGGCGATCGGCTTGGGCGGCAGCCTGGCGGCGACGGGCACGGTGAACCTGGCCAACGCGGGCGCTGCCTTCGACATCAGCGCAGGCGGCGCGCAGACGATCGGCGGGTTGACGGGCGTGGCCGGCACGAACGTGAGCCTCGGCGGCAACACGCTGACGCTGGCCGGCAGCGGCAACGCGACGTATAACGGCGCGATCGGCGGCCCCGGCAGCCTGACGCTCGCCGGCAGCGGCACGCAGACGCTGAACGGCGCGAGCACCTACACGGGCGGTACGAACCTGAACGGCGGCAGCCTGGTGCTCGGCAACAACGCGGCGCTCGGCGTCGGCGTGGTGAACGTCGGCGGCGCGGCGACGCTCGATACGACCACGAGCATGACGCTCGGCAACGCGATCAACCTCGGCACCGGCACGGCGCTGACGCTCGGCGGCAGCAACGCCCTCGGGCTGAGCGGCCCGATTTCCGGCGGGGGCGGTCTCGTCAAGAACGGCGATACGACGACGACGCTGACCGGTGCGAACAACTATACGGGCGGCACGACGATCAACGCCGGCACGCTGGCGATCGGCTTGGGCGGCAGCCTGGCGGCGACGGGCACGGTGAACCTGGCCAACGCGGGCGCTGCCTTCGACATCAGCGAAGGCGGCGCGCAGACGATCGGCGGGTTGGCGGGCGTGGCCGGCACGAACGTGAGCCTCGGCGGCAACACGCTGACGCTGGCCGGCAGCGGCAACGCGACGTACAACGGCACGATCGGCGGTGCCGGCAGCCTGACGCTGGCCGGTACCGGCACGCAGACGCTGACCGGCGCGAACGTGTTCACGGGCGGTACGAACCTGAACGGCGGCAGCCTGGTGCTCGGCAACAACGCGGCGCTCGGCGTCGGCGTGGTGAACGTCGGCGGCGCGGCGACGCTCGATACGACCACGAGCATGACGCTCGGCAACGCGGTCAACCTCGGAACGGGCGCGTCGCTGGCGCTCGGCGGCAGCAACGCGCTCGCGCTGAGCGGCACGATTTCCGGCGGAGGCGGTCTCGTCAAGAACGGTGCGGCGACGACGACGCTGACGGGCGCGAACAACTACACCGGCGGCACGACGATCAACGCCGGCACGCTCGCGCTCGGCGAGGGCGGCAGCCTGGCATCGACGGGCGCGGTGAACCTCGCCGGCACGGGCGCGACCTTCGACGCGAGCGGCGCGACGGGCGCGCAGACGATCGGCGCGCTGTCCGGCGTGGCCGGCACCAACGTGAACCTGGGTGCGAATGCGCTGGCGCTGAACGGCAACGGCGCGGCGTTTGGCGGCACGATCGCCGGCTCGGCCGGCGTCACGGTGGCGAGCGGCACGCAGGTGCTGACCGGCAGCAACACGTACACGGGCGGCACCACGATCGCGGCCGGCGGCACGCTGCAGCTCGGCAACGGCGGCACGTCGGGCAGCGTTGCGGGCAACATCGCCAACAACGGCGCGCTCGTCTTCAACCAGTCCGGCAACGTGACGGTCGCCAGCGTACTGTCCGGCACCGGCTCGCTCACGCAGGCGGGCAGCGGACAGCTGACGCTGACGGGCACCAGCACGCTGTCCGGGCCGACCACGGTCGGGGCCGGCACGCTGGCCGTCAACGGCTCGCTGGCCGCGTCGACCGTGACCGTGCAGGGCGGCGCGACGGTGACGGGCACCGGCACGATCGGCGGCCTCGTCGTCTCGAGCGGCGGCACCGCGTCGCTGTCGCAGCCGGGGCAGGCGCTGAACGTCGCGGGCAACGTGACGTTCCAGCCGGGCTCGACGATGCAGGTCGCCACGACGCCGCAGCAAAGCGGCAGCCTCGCTGCGACGGGCAGCGCGACGCTGAACGGCGGCAACGTGCAGGTAATCGCGAGCCAGGCGTCGTACCAGGCGAACCAGCAGTACACGATCATGAGCGCGGGCGGCGGCGTGACGGGGCAGTTCGCGGGCGTGAGCTCGACCTATGCGTTCGTGACGCCGACGCTCAGCTATGACGCGAGTCACGTGTACCTGCAGCTGTCGACGAACGGCACGTCGTTCACGTCGGTCGCGACCACGCCGAACGAAGTGGCGGTCGCCCAGGCGATCGGCTCGCTGAAGGACGGCAATCCGGTGTACGACTCGGTGCTCGTCGCGGACGCGCCCACCGCGCGCACCGCGTTCCGGCAGCTCGACGGCGAGTTCTACGCGAGCGCGAAGAGCATGCTGATGACCGACAGCCGCTATGTGCGCGATGCGGTGTCGGACCGCGTGCGCCAGGGGCTCGCGGCAGGGTCGGGACCGCTCGCGGCGCTGTCGTCGGGCGGCTCGGCGCTGTGCGACGACACGGGCGCCGCCGCGGCGCGCGGCAACGCGCTGCCGCCCGAGCGGCGGCTCGGCTCGCACGCCGGCTGCGTCAGCAACGTGCCGTACCGGCCGGTCGTGTGGGGGCAGGGCTTCGGCGGCCGCAGCCGGCTGGCCGGCGACGGCAACGCGTCGACGATCAACCGCAGCATGACGGGCTTCATCGCCGGCGCGGACATGGCGCTCAACGACCGCACGCGCGTCGGCCTCGCGGGCAGCGTCACGCACAGCTCGCTCGACAACGACCAGGCTTCGTCGGCCTCGCTGAACAGCTACTCGGTCGTGCTGTACGGCGGCGCGCAGTTCGACGCGCTCGGCGTGCGCGGCGGCGCGGCCTATACGTGGCACCGGATCAACGCCGACCGCCATCCGTCGTATGCGGGCTTCAGCGACAGCAACTCGGCCAGCTACGACGCGAACACCGCGCAGGTATTCGGCGAGGTCGGCTACGCGCTTCCCGTCGGGCGCTTCGCGCTCGAGCCGTTCGCGGGGCTCGCTTACGTGCGCCTGCATACGAACGCCTACACGGAAAGCGGCGGCGCGGCCGCGCTGAGCACGGGTTCGGACACGAGCCACGTCGGCTTCTCGACGCTCGGCGTGCGCGCGGCGACGGAACTCGGCGTGCTCGCGACGAGCGCGTTGACCGCGCACACGACGGTCGGCTGGCGGCACGCGTTCGGCAACGTGCGGCCGACGTCGACGTTCGCGTTCGCGGCCGGCAGCACGTCGTTCCAGGTCGCGGGCGTGCCGATCGCGCGCGACAGCGCGGTGCTCGAGCTCGGGCTCGATGCGAGCGTCACGAAGAACCTGACGCTCGGCGTGTCGTACAGCGGCCAGTTCGGCAGCGGCGTGCGCGACAACGCGGTGCTCGGCAACATCCTGTGGAAGTTCTGA
- the mreB gene encoding rod shape-determining protein, with product MSTPLFGKLFAHPVAIDPGTASTRIYTHDRGVVLNQPSVICFRKPDSVVTRPTLEAVGERAKALLGREPVHLEAVRPLQHGVIADAHAAEQMIRHFIDMSRTRSRFGRRVEVTLCVPSGATAVERHALSEAALAAGAARVTLVDEALAAAFGAGLPVTDAIGSLVVDIGGGTTEVAVVALGGVVYREAIRVGGEQFDAAIVNHVRALYGVQLGEQTAEHVKKTIGTASAGVPRETMRVVGRSVVDGLPRTIELSNHDVADALVAPLNAVVGAVKRTLENAPPELVTDIADRGIVLTGGGSLLANLGKRLHDETGLAARVADDPLTCAVRGAAAAMGRVPMRAAA from the coding sequence ATGTCGACACCGCTGTTCGGAAAGCTGTTCGCGCACCCCGTCGCGATCGATCCGGGTACCGCGAGCACGCGGATCTACACGCATGACCGGGGCGTGGTGCTGAATCAGCCTTCGGTCATCTGTTTCCGCAAGCCGGACAGCGTGGTCACGCGGCCGACGCTCGAGGCGGTCGGCGAGCGCGCGAAAGCGCTGCTCGGCCGCGAGCCCGTCCATCTGGAGGCGGTGCGGCCGCTGCAGCACGGCGTGATCGCCGACGCGCACGCGGCCGAGCAGATGATCCGTCACTTCATCGACATGTCGCGCACGCGCTCGCGGTTCGGCCGGCGCGTCGAGGTCACGCTGTGCGTGCCGTCAGGCGCTACGGCCGTCGAGCGGCATGCGTTGTCCGAGGCGGCGCTCGCGGCCGGCGCCGCGCGCGTCACGCTGGTCGACGAGGCGCTCGCCGCCGCGTTCGGCGCGGGCCTGCCGGTGACCGACGCGATCGGCTCGCTGGTCGTCGATATCGGCGGCGGCACGACCGAGGTCGCGGTAGTCGCGCTGGGCGGCGTCGTCTATCGCGAGGCGATCCGCGTCGGCGGCGAACAGTTCGACGCGGCGATCGTCAACCACGTCCGCGCGCTGTACGGCGTGCAGCTCGGCGAGCAGACCGCCGAGCACGTGAAGAAGACGATCGGCACCGCGAGCGCCGGCGTGCCGCGCGAAACAATGCGGGTGGTCGGGCGCAGCGTCGTCGACGGCCTGCCGCGCACGATCGAGCTCAGCAACCACGACGTCGCCGACGCGCTTGTCGCGCCGCTGAACGCGGTGGTGGGCGCGGTCAAGCGCACCCTCGAGAACGCGCCGCCCGAACTCGTCACCGACATCGCGGACCGCGGCATCGTGCTGACGGGCGGCGGCTCGCTGCTCGCGAACCTCGGCAAGCGGCTGCACGACGAGACCGGGCTCGCGGCGCGGGTCGCCGACGATCCGCTGACCTGCGCGGTCCGCGGCGCGGCGGCGGCGATGGGCCGCGTGCCGATGCGCGCGGCGGCCTGA
- a CDS encoding patatin-like phospholipase family protein, translating into MTAPDSYRWRGVRSLCPTLAALWCCAAIAQPVPAAGASASPDAAPPPNASHACHPDGGPAGRPAVGLVLSGGGARGYAHLGVLKVLEENRIPIDCIAGTSMGAVVGGLYASGMPAADMQKRLSETNLADVAFDVTERADLPQSRREDERLYANGVTLGFSGKGVKAPAGLVQGNRLQALLADWTAAMPINQPFDQLPIPYRAIATDLQTGQMVVLDRGSLPLAIRASMAMPGLFAPAEINDRALVDGGLVSNLPVDTARQMGADVVIAVDIGSQLRPLDALASPADVMQQMVGILIRQNVASQRKQLTSQDVLLTPELGSLTFTDFQKANEAIAAGAAAATAALPRLKRYALTPEQYAAYRASHTQPLPPAVRITDIEIRTNGGVPKRVVRDALHVKPGDTYDPNAVSRDLLSLTTSGNFESVTQQVVSHGDENRLVIDAREKYWGPNFLLFGLGMSSSSTDQGGFRLHVGYRRPWLTESGLEFRTDATVGSDLDAVHVELRQPLSVKYGDYIAPYAEYQRRYANLYDENVDVKVTQYMIQTARAGIDFGVPIGRLGDFRIGLAYTHSHGSPTYNLPFNFDDNGQTTLLFSSYSADALSARARLVIDQLDDPMFPRKGYFADFRVERSLMSRNGASSDTIDSRITDAPYTELYGKLMVAQQFGRHSVSAGVEGGKSIGGTNLINAFNFTLGGFQHLSAYAADQLNGDSLVYGQMTYMNQLATFTSSPVKALFVGASAEVGNVWSGGSGIGGGALKQSYTFFTSLTTTFGPVYMGIALAPGGRRNIYVQLGRTY; encoded by the coding sequence ATGACAGCGCCTGATTCTTACCGCTGGCGAGGGGTGCGCAGCCTCTGCCCGACGCTCGCCGCCCTGTGGTGCTGCGCCGCCATCGCGCAACCCGTGCCGGCCGCGGGCGCGTCCGCTTCGCCCGACGCCGCCCCGCCCCCGAATGCTTCGCACGCCTGCCATCCCGACGGCGGCCCGGCCGGCCGGCCGGCGGTCGGCCTCGTGCTGTCCGGCGGCGGCGCGCGCGGCTACGCCCATCTCGGCGTGCTGAAGGTGCTCGAGGAAAACCGCATCCCGATCGATTGCATCGCCGGCACCAGCATGGGCGCCGTGGTCGGCGGCCTGTACGCCAGCGGGATGCCCGCCGCCGACATGCAGAAGCGCCTGTCGGAAACGAATCTCGCGGACGTCGCGTTCGACGTGACCGAGCGCGCGGACCTGCCGCAGAGCCGCCGCGAGGACGAGCGGCTGTACGCGAACGGCGTGACGCTCGGCTTCAGCGGCAAGGGCGTGAAAGCCCCGGCCGGGCTCGTGCAGGGCAACCGGCTGCAGGCGCTGCTCGCCGACTGGACCGCCGCCATGCCGATCAACCAGCCGTTCGACCAGCTGCCGATCCCGTATCGCGCGATCGCGACCGACCTGCAGACCGGGCAGATGGTGGTGCTCGACCGCGGCTCGCTGCCGCTCGCGATCCGCGCGAGCATGGCGATGCCGGGCCTGTTCGCGCCCGCCGAGATCAACGACCGGGCGCTGGTGGACGGCGGCCTCGTCAGCAACCTGCCCGTCGATACCGCGCGGCAGATGGGCGCGGACGTCGTGATCGCGGTCGACATCGGCTCGCAGTTGCGGCCGCTCGACGCGCTCGCGTCGCCTGCCGACGTGATGCAGCAGATGGTCGGCATCCTGATCCGCCAGAACGTGGCGTCGCAACGCAAGCAGCTCACGTCGCAGGATGTGCTGCTCACGCCCGAGCTCGGCTCGCTCACGTTCACCGACTTCCAGAAGGCGAACGAGGCGATCGCCGCCGGCGCGGCCGCCGCGACCGCGGCGCTGCCGCGCCTGAAGCGCTACGCGCTCACGCCGGAGCAGTACGCCGCCTACCGGGCGTCGCACACGCAGCCGCTGCCGCCGGCGGTCCGGATCACCGACATCGAGATCCGGACCAACGGCGGCGTGCCGAAACGGGTCGTCCGGGACGCGCTGCACGTGAAGCCCGGCGACACCTACGACCCGAACGCGGTCAGCCGGGACCTGCTGTCGCTCACGACGAGCGGCAATTTCGAGAGCGTCACGCAGCAGGTCGTCAGCCACGGCGACGAGAACCGGCTCGTGATCGACGCGCGCGAGAAATATTGGGGTCCGAACTTCCTGCTGTTCGGCCTCGGCATGTCGAGCAGTTCGACCGACCAGGGCGGGTTCCGGCTGCACGTCGGCTACCGGCGCCCGTGGCTCACCGAATCCGGCCTCGAGTTCCGCACGGACGCGACGGTCGGCAGCGACCTGGATGCGGTGCACGTCGAGCTGCGCCAGCCGCTGTCGGTGAAGTACGGCGACTACATCGCGCCGTACGCCGAATACCAGCGCCGCTACGCGAATCTGTACGACGAAAACGTCGACGTGAAGGTCACGCAGTACATGATCCAGACGGCGCGCGCCGGCATCGACTTCGGCGTGCCGATAGGGCGGCTCGGCGATTTCCGGATCGGCCTCGCCTATACGCACAGCCACGGCTCGCCGACCTACAACCTGCCATTCAACTTCGACGACAACGGCCAGACGACGCTGCTGTTCTCCAGCTACTCCGCGGACGCGCTGTCGGCCCGTGCGCGGCTCGTGATCGACCAGCTCGACGATCCGATGTTCCCGCGCAAGGGCTACTTCGCCGATTTCCGCGTCGAACGCTCGCTGATGTCGCGCAACGGCGCGTCGTCGGATACGATCGATTCCAGGATCACCGACGCGCCGTACACCGAGCTGTACGGCAAGCTGATGGTCGCGCAGCAGTTCGGCCGGCACAGCGTCAGCGCGGGCGTCGAGGGCGGCAAGAGCATCGGCGGCACGAACCTGATCAACGCATTCAACTTCACGCTCGGCGGGTTCCAGCACCTGTCGGCCTACGCGGCCGACCAGCTGAACGGCGATTCGCTCGTCTACGGGCAGATGA
- a CDS encoding amylo-alpha-1,6-glucosidase — MPNHADETTTRGPQVAPVPPTQASGPAFIAPEADPQAAARNNQYVLKAGDAFVVSDALGDIGGHDDGLFVDDMRVLSKWRLTFGGRAPSLLSGATSADNASFTAHLTNRPLPPLGGHETPEGVIHIERMRVLANNVLYEALTLTNYGASEAEVPLSLSFAADFKDMFEVRGTRRTRRGTIAPPRIDAGAVRLRYDGLDRVERAVTLYFSPAPDALSVDRADYRLTIAAQACVSIYLTVEATVGAARGEAPGCGRAPLRTALVAVHRAMRARRATMARVRTGNPLFNAWLDRSLADLGLLTTQLDTGPYPYAGIPWFSTPFGRDAVITSLQMLWLQPSLARGVLRFLAANQARETSAFRDAEPGKIMHEFRKSEMAATGEVPFALYYGGVDTTPLFVVLAGAYVEHTGDDALIDELWPALERAIQWVSDKCDRNPYGLLDYQRTSERGLANQGWKDSHDSVFHADGRFPDGPIALVEVQAYACAAFEAMSACSQRRGHAADATRYALRAKMLREQVEALFWMPDANFYGIALDGHGELCRVLASNAGHLLAFGLPEPARGAAVADALGSTLFQTGWGVRTLAAGQPRFNPMAYHNGSVWPHDNALAARGLARYGDKAAVLNLLRSLFEAAVSFEMRLPELFCGFPRRRGEPPTAYPVACLPQAWAAGAPFMMLQACLGVSVDAARHEVRVERPALPEGVDWLRIDDLRVGDDSVSLTFRRVDGQVVAAAEPGRVKVVAVL; from the coding sequence ATGCCGAATCACGCCGACGAGACGACGACGCGCGGCCCCCAGGTCGCGCCTGTGCCCCCGACCCAGGCGTCGGGCCCCGCATTCATCGCGCCCGAGGCCGACCCGCAGGCGGCCGCGCGCAACAACCAGTACGTGCTGAAGGCCGGCGACGCGTTCGTGGTCAGCGACGCGCTCGGCGACATCGGCGGGCACGACGACGGCCTGTTCGTCGACGACATGCGCGTGCTGTCGAAATGGCGGCTGACCTTCGGGGGCCGCGCGCCGTCGCTGCTGTCGGGCGCGACCAGCGCCGACAACGCGTCGTTCACCGCGCACCTGACGAACCGGCCGTTGCCGCCGCTCGGCGGCCACGAGACGCCCGAAGGCGTGATCCATATCGAGCGGATGCGCGTGCTCGCGAACAACGTGCTGTACGAAGCGCTGACGTTGACGAACTACGGCGCGAGCGAGGCCGAAGTGCCGCTGTCGCTGTCGTTCGCAGCCGATTTCAAGGACATGTTCGAGGTACGCGGCACGCGCCGCACGCGGCGCGGCACGATCGCGCCGCCGCGCATCGACGCGGGCGCGGTGCGGTTGCGCTACGACGGGCTCGATCGCGTCGAGCGCGCGGTGACGCTCTATTTCTCGCCGGCGCCCGACGCGCTGTCGGTCGACCGCGCCGATTACCGGCTGACGATCGCCGCGCAGGCGTGCGTGTCGATCTACCTGACCGTCGAGGCGACGGTCGGCGCGGCGCGCGGCGAGGCGCCGGGGTGCGGCCGCGCCCCGTTGCGCACCGCGCTCGTCGCGGTGCACCGCGCGATGCGCGCGCGGCGCGCGACGATGGCCCGCGTGCGCACCGGCAACCCGCTGTTCAACGCGTGGCTCGACCGTTCGCTCGCGGATCTCGGGCTGCTGACGACGCAGCTCGACACCGGCCCGTATCCGTATGCCGGGATTCCGTGGTTCTCGACGCCGTTCGGCCGCGACGCGGTGATCACGTCGCTGCAGATGCTGTGGCTGCAGCCGTCGCTCGCGCGCGGCGTGCTGCGTTTTCTGGCTGCGAATCAGGCGCGCGAGACGTCGGCGTTCCGCGACGCCGAGCCGGGCAAGATCATGCACGAGTTCCGCAAGAGCGAGATGGCGGCGACGGGCGAGGTGCCGTTCGCGCTGTACTACGGCGGCGTCGACACGACGCCGCTGTTCGTCGTGCTGGCGGGCGCGTATGTCGAGCACACCGGCGACGACGCGCTGATCGACGAACTGTGGCCCGCGCTCGAACGCGCGATCCAGTGGGTGAGCGACAAGTGCGACCGCAATCCGTACGGACTGCTCGATTACCAGCGCACGTCGGAGCGCGGGCTCGCGAACCAGGGCTGGAAGGACAGCCACGATTCGGTGTTCCACGCGGACGGGCGTTTCCCCGATGGGCCGATCGCGCTCGTCGAAGTGCAGGCGTATGCGTGCGCGGCGTTCGAGGCGATGTCGGCGTGCTCGCAGCGGCGCGGCCATGCGGCTGACGCGACGCGCTATGCGCTGCGCGCGAAGATGCTGCGCGAGCAGGTCGAGGCGCTGTTCTGGATGCCCGACGCGAATTTCTACGGGATCGCGCTCGACGGCCACGGCGAGCTGTGCCGCGTGCTCGCGTCGAACGCCGGGCATCTGCTCGCGTTCGGCCTGCCGGAGCCGGCGCGCGGCGCGGCGGTCGCGGACGCGCTCGGCTCGACGCTGTTCCAGACCGGCTGGGGCGTGCGCACGCTGGCGGCCGGCCAGCCGCGCTTCAATCCGATGGCGTATCACAACGGCTCGGTGTGGCCGCACGACAATGCGCTCGCCGCGCGCGGGCTCGCACGCTACGGCGACAAGGCCGCCGTGCTGAACCTGCTGCGCTCGCTGTTCGAGGCGGCGGTGAGCTTCGAGATGCGGCTACCGGAACTGTTCTGCGGGTTCCCGCGCCGGCGCGGCGAGCCGCCGACCGCGTATCCGGTCGCGTGCCTGCCGCAGGCGTGGGCGGCCGGCGCGCCGTTCATGATGCTGCAGGCATGCCTCGGCGTGAGCGTCGACGCCGCGCGTCACGAAGTGCGGGTCGAGCGGCCGGCACTGCCGGAAGGCGTCGACTGGCTGCGGATCGACGATCTGCGGGTCGGCGACGACAGCGTGTCGCTGACGTTCCGGCGCGTCGACGGCCAGGTGGTCGCGGCGGCGGAGCCGGGGCGCGTGAAGGTCGTCGCGGTGCTGTAG
- a CDS encoding YdcF family protein encodes MKQAGNRGIIGRIGRACAFVAFVWLLCAVGLVVGGLRMPDGAADVAVIFGNALDAQGAPKPLLAARLDVGVRCHQAGRCPVIFVSGAIDGPGLDEAAAMRAYLIARGVPADRIVVDDQGDNTLATAQHAMAYLRAHRASRVLLVSQYYHLARARLAFQRIGAGDVRIYAAYPRQFQLRDLYSSWREAPAYAVYAIRLWLDPDARPISFRPMLFLQSLFS; translated from the coding sequence TTGAAGCAGGCAGGAAACCGGGGAATCATCGGCCGGATCGGCCGCGCATGCGCGTTCGTCGCGTTCGTGTGGCTGCTGTGCGCCGTCGGGCTGGTCGTCGGTGGTTTGCGCATGCCCGACGGGGCGGCCGACGTCGCGGTGATTTTCGGCAATGCGCTCGATGCGCAAGGCGCCCCGAAGCCGCTGCTGGCCGCCCGCCTCGACGTGGGCGTGCGTTGCCACCAGGCCGGCCGGTGCCCGGTGATTTTCGTCAGCGGCGCGATCGACGGGCCCGGGCTCGACGAAGCCGCCGCGATGCGCGCTTACCTGATCGCGCGCGGCGTGCCGGCCGACCGGATCGTCGTCGACGACCAGGGCGACAACACGCTCGCGACGGCGCAGCATGCGATGGCCTACCTGCGCGCGCATCGGGCGTCGCGCGTGCTGCTCGTCAGCCAGTACTACCACCTCGCGCGGGCGCGGCTCGCGTTCCAGCGCATAGGGGCGGGCGACGTGCGGATCTACGCCGCGTATCCGCGCCAATTCCAGCTGCGCGACCTCTACTCGAGCTGGCGCGAGGCGCCGGCCTACGCCGTGTATGCGATCCGTTTGTGGCTGGATCCGGATGCCCGGCCAATCTCGTTCCGTCCGATGCTGTTCCTGCAAAGCCTGTTTTCGTAA